In one Tessaracoccus palaemonis genomic region, the following are encoded:
- the cobT gene encoding nicotinate-nucleotide--dimethylbenzimidazole phosphoribosyltransferase has product MSEEQLADVVGGIVEVSAEAIGQATARQAQLTKPAGSLGALERAGIQLAGIYRTSPPPVPGCATVGVFAADHGVCAQGVTPWPQEVTVSMLLNMAAGGAAINVLSGQAGADVMITDVGVKLDYPASPRVRDRKVAAGTRDLSVEPAMTLEQALAAVAVGLDAADEAVASGATILLTGEMGIGNTTPSAALISVFTGAAVATVTGHGAGVDDEVLAHKVEVIERAIALHSPSADDPVSALAAVGGLEIAALVGFILGGARSQVPVILDGVIASAAACVAAAIAPAAKGYLIAGHAGLEPGITAALAHLGLEALVDLGLRLGEGSGAVLALPIVRSSAAILSGMATFADAGIEA; this is encoded by the coding sequence ATGAGTGAGGAGCAGCTCGCCGACGTCGTCGGCGGCATCGTGGAGGTCTCGGCGGAGGCGATCGGGCAGGCCACTGCCCGACAGGCACAGCTCACGAAGCCCGCCGGGAGCCTCGGCGCGTTGGAGCGCGCCGGCATCCAGCTGGCGGGCATCTACCGGACGAGCCCGCCGCCCGTCCCCGGCTGCGCGACCGTCGGGGTCTTCGCCGCCGACCACGGCGTCTGCGCGCAGGGCGTGACCCCCTGGCCTCAGGAGGTCACCGTCTCCATGCTGCTGAACATGGCAGCAGGCGGAGCGGCCATCAACGTGCTCTCCGGCCAGGCGGGTGCCGACGTGATGATCACAGACGTCGGCGTGAAGCTCGACTACCCGGCGTCGCCCCGGGTGCGCGACCGCAAGGTGGCTGCCGGGACCCGCGACCTGTCCGTCGAGCCGGCCATGACCCTCGAGCAGGCGCTCGCCGCCGTCGCGGTGGGCCTCGATGCCGCAGACGAGGCCGTCGCCTCTGGCGCGACGATCCTGCTGACCGGCGAGATGGGCATCGGCAACACCACCCCGTCGGCCGCGCTGATCTCCGTCTTCACAGGGGCGGCCGTGGCGACGGTCACCGGCCACGGCGCGGGCGTCGACGACGAGGTGCTGGCGCACAAGGTCGAGGTCATCGAGCGGGCGATCGCGCTGCACTCGCCCTCGGCCGATGATCCGGTCAGCGCGCTGGCGGCCGTCGGCGGCCTGGAGATCGCGGCGCTGGTCGGGTTCATCCTCGGCGGGGCCCGGAGCCAGGTGCCGGTGATTCTCGACGGAGTCATCGCTTCCGCGGCCGCATGCGTCGCCGCGGCGATCGCCCCCGCCGCGAAGGGCTACCTGATCGCCGGCCATGCCGGACTCGAGCCCGGCATCACAGCGGCCCTCGCCCACCTCGGGCTGGAGGCCCTCGTCGATCTCGGGCTCCGGCTGGGGGAGGGATCCGGGGCGGTGCTCGCGCTGCCGATCGTGCGCTCGTCGGCCGCGATCCTCTCAGGCATGGCGACGTTCGCCGACGCGGGTATCGAGGCCTGA
- a CDS encoding helix-turn-helix domain-containing protein, which yields MFGEQAGGVRRGDGAESRVRLVIAPPEVDVTLTSEGDSSVTLCWVPRDLLAAHLDHPGRVVTRVEEGPIARSCRAFVAALCSRSDSLTDAESAICEQLTAGMGVALAVEATQSAGARPVGLLEHARQLIAVRRADPQLGVAALARELAVSPRQLQRAFADVGSRPSAELRKARVELASSIRREYPRISREQLALRSGFATVPQLRRAFAAEPYCGATCHCNGSICDRFATRSDTG from the coding sequence ATGTTCGGCGAGCAGGCCGGTGGTGTGCGTCGCGGCGACGGCGCCGAGAGCAGGGTCCGGCTGGTCATCGCCCCGCCTGAGGTCGACGTCACGCTCACATCGGAGGGAGACTCGTCCGTCACGCTCTGCTGGGTCCCCCGTGACCTGCTCGCCGCGCACCTCGACCACCCCGGCCGGGTCGTGACCCGCGTCGAGGAGGGGCCGATCGCCCGCTCATGCCGCGCCTTCGTGGCGGCCCTGTGCAGCCGCTCGGACAGCCTCACCGATGCCGAGAGTGCCATCTGTGAACAGCTCACCGCGGGTATGGGCGTGGCGCTGGCGGTCGAGGCGACGCAGTCGGCGGGCGCCCGCCCCGTCGGCCTGTTGGAGCATGCCAGACAGCTGATCGCCGTGCGCCGCGCCGACCCGCAGCTCGGCGTAGCCGCGCTGGCGAGGGAGTTGGCAGTCTCGCCGCGGCAGCTGCAGCGCGCATTTGCCGACGTCGGTTCGAGACCGTCTGCCGAACTGCGGAAGGCGCGGGTCGAGTTGGCGTCCAGCATCAGGCGGGAGTATCCGCGCATCTCGCGTGAGCAGTTGGCTCTGCGTTCCGGATTCGCGACCGTACCGCAGCTGCGGCGCGCGTTCGCCGCGGAACCGTACTGCGGAGCCACGTGCCATTGCAACGGTTCAATTTGCGACAGGTTTGCGACACGATCCGACACCGGGTAG